CTCGGCGTAGAAGGGTTCGGCTGAGATGCGGGTTACCAAGAGTTCAAGTGTCATGCCCATCTCGACCTCGTTCTGGATGGGGATCAGCACCTGGTCTTCGAGAGTGGCGGCACGCTCGTCCCAAAAGAAGTTTCCGCGCAGATAGTAACGGGCATTCGTCAGACCCATTGAATTGCGCCCGGTGAGCCCGCCTTCGAAGCCCACACTGAAACGCCGGGGATCGGAGAAACCATGTGCGGCCTGATGGCAGGAGGAGCAGGAGATCGTTTGGTTCGCCGAGAGGCGCTTGTCGTGGAAGAGCACGCGCCCGAGAGCGGCTCCCGCATTTGTCGTCGGGTTGCTGGCCGGGGTGTTGTCCTGCCCTTGAATCAGCGGGTTGAGCAGGTGTGCGGGCAGAACCGGATTCGCATAGTTGAAGGGCGACGCCGGAAGCGCGAGTGCCTGGTTGCTGGAGGACAAGACGCTGCCGGCCTGATCGCTATCGAGACGGTAGAAACGTCCGCTTCCATCGGCAGGCACCGCGATCCGGAGCAGACCGTTGTAGACGCGGTAGCTGCCTTCATTGGTCCACTTGTTCAGGTCGGTCGCGCTTTGCAGGCGCCACGAATGGTTGCCGGCATCGTGGACCTCTATGGTCAATAGGGTCCCGCTGCGCCGGGCCGCGACTCTTGCGGATTCCGCAGGAATTTCGGCGGCCGGTGTGAGCGCCGGGAGAACAAGTGCTGCGAAAAACGGGAGCTTTTTCACAGCTCCACAAAAGCGCCCGAATGGTCGCGGCGACGAGGAACTTTACCTTTCCTTCACATCGGGAGACCGACTTTTACCTCGCGTTAAGATTGGAGCACCCGGTCGTGCCATGAGAGCGGAACCGGATGGATTTGGCGGCTACACAAGCGGGTGATTTTTCAAGGCGACGGAACGACTCCGGGCTGCTCGGATGCAGTCCGAATGAAAGACGAATTGCTTTCGCGATTGGAGTCCTTCGAGATCGATAAGTCCAGAGTGGCATTTCCCTTCAGCGCCCGCTTGGCCCGCGAGACTGGCTGGAGTCACAGCTACTCCCGCCGCGTGGTCCGGGAGTACCTCCGCTTCGTCTGGCTGGCCATGCGCGCCGGGCACCCGGTGACGCCGTCCAAGGAGGTGGATGAAGCATGGCACCTGCACCTCTGCTATACGCGTTCCTATTGGGATGAGATGTGCGGCAATCTTCTGGGTAAGCCTCTGCACCACGGTCCCACCGAGGGCGGATCGGCGGAGGACGCGAAGTTTGGTGACTGGTATGCGAAGACCTTGGAAAGTTATCGGACCAATTTTGGCGAGCCTCCCTCAGACATCTGGCCTCCGGCAGAGATCCGTTTCGCTCCGAGCAGGGAGCGCAAAGTGGATGCGCGCAAACACTGGATCGTATCAAAGCACGGCACGCTCCGCGGGACCTCCATCGCGGGAGGGCTACTGGTCCTACCTGCGCTCGCGGGCTGCATGCCGATCGCCGTGATCGATTCCAGAGACCAGCTCATCTTGGGGTTTCTGGTCTTCTCCATCGTCGTCATCGTCCTCCTGATGAAACTGTTCGGATTCCGAAACCGGAAGAAGGACAGGAACTCGAATGACTGTGGAAGCTCGTGCAGTTCTTTTCCCGCTGGCTGCGGATCCTCCAGCAGTAGTCACCATCACTCGGGGAACGATGTCGATTCCGGAAACGACACATCCGGCTGTGGCGCCTCCGGTTGCACCTCCACTGGCTGCGGTGGTGGCGGGGGGTGCGGAGGCGGGGGAGATTGAGTCGAGCTTACTCTGCGCGCTCGAATTGCGGGGTGCGGTGCTGCACGGCATCCAGAAAGAACTGGCTGACATCCGCATAGAGGCCGTGTGATCCGGTTGCGAGGACGTTGTTGTGGGTCGCTCCCTTGACGACCACGAAGGTCTTTCGGCTCCCCGGAACAGCGGCGAAGATATCCCTTGCCTGCTCGATGCCGATGTAGGGGTCCTGGTCCCCGTGGGCGATGAAGACCGGGATATTCAGCTTGCCTGCCGCATCCACGGGACGGACATCGGCAGGCCAGAAGCCGGCGCGCACCCGCGTCCCGCAACTCACGCAGAGGGCCGCGAGGGGACAGCAGAATTGCAGGTCTTTCGGGACCAGTTC
This portion of the Luteolibacter luteus genome encodes:
- a CDS encoding cytochrome-c peroxidase translates to MTIEVHDAGNHSWRLQSATDLNKWTNEGSYRVYNGLLRIAVPADGSGRFYRLDSDQAGSVLSSSNQALALPASPFNYANPVLPAHLLNPLIQGQDNTPASNPTTNAGAALGRVLFHDKRLSANQTISCSSCHQAAHGFSDPRRFSVGFEGGLTGRNSMGLTNARYYLRGNFFWDERAATLEDQVLIPIQNEVEMGMTLELLVTRISAEPFYAELFTSAFGRPTVTSQRISRALAQFVRSIASGNSKYDQGVPVNFSNFTVQENQGRQIFQNQGNCVACHGSDNFVPGNNIFNNGLENPYIDKGVGEITGLSADEGLFKVPSLRNVALTAPYMHDGRFATLEEVVEFYNSGVVNHPNLSPPLRLPPGPPGSPPLGPRRLNLTDSQKAALVAFLRTLTDISVTTDPKFSDPFRYTAP
- a CDS encoding glycine-rich domain-containing protein, with product MKDELLSRLESFEIDKSRVAFPFSARLARETGWSHSYSRRVVREYLRFVWLAMRAGHPVTPSKEVDEAWHLHLCYTRSYWDEMCGNLLGKPLHHGPTEGGSAEDAKFGDWYAKTLESYRTNFGEPPSDIWPPAEIRFAPSRERKVDARKHWIVSKHGTLRGTSIAGGLLVLPALAGCMPIAVIDSRDQLILGFLVFSIVVIVLLMKLFGFRNRKKDRNSNDCGSSCSSFPAGCGSSSSSHHHSGNDVDSGNDTSGCGASGCTSTGCGGGGGCGGGGD